In the genome of Bremerella sp. P1, the window GATTGATAAACCAGGCAGTTCCATCCGCCACGATTGGGCTGCCAAAACTGGACTTCGCCTTCGCAGCTTGCCAGGCAAAGTCGGCCGTGTAGCTGTCGTCGTCCTGCTTGGTGATCTGGATCACGCCGTTAGATGAGCCGTCGGTTTGTGCGGCTGCTTCGCCGCGACCTTCCGAAGCGCCGATCAGAAAACGACCTTCGCCAAGCGGAATGGGCGTACAGGTTGTGTTGTTGGCGATCTGATCGAACTGCCATAACCGTTGACCGCTGTTGGGATCGAATCCAGCTATCTTCCCGCTGGCGCTGCACACCAAGTGCAAGGTGTTGCCCACGGGAACCAAGCGAGGCGTACTCCACGAGGTGGAGCCAAGTCCCTCAACTTTCCAAACGGTTTCACCAGTCGACTTGTTGAGAGCGGCCAGGTACGGCTCTTCCGAACGTTCGACCCACACGAAGACCAAGTCCTTGTCTTGTTCTAGCGACGACGAAAGACCGTGCCGCGAGGCAATCGCTCCGTACGCTTCGACCAAGTCGCGTTTCCAACGTATGTCTCCGTTATTCGTAACGGCTACCACCAGTCCACCTTCGTAGTAGGCGATGTAGCCTGCATCATCGGCGATCGGAGTCGGTGCGGCACGGCTGACATATGTGGTGTTCTCGATAGGACTCGGATTGGAGAACTCCTTCTGCCACAGCTTTTCCCCGTTTTCGAGTGAAAAGGCGACCAGGTAATAGTTCTCTTTGTTGGGGCCGCTGGTCGATGTTACAACGATCTGATTTCCAGATATGATTGGAGTCGATTGCCCGTAGCCAGGAAGTTCGGCCTTCCATGCGATGTTTTCTTCCGCGGACCAGCGTGTTGGCAAAGCGCCGCCGCTCACCGACAGATGTCCCCCATTCTGAAAGGAAGGCCAAGCGGCTGCTCGAAGTTCCTCGCCGACCGACTCACTGGCAAGCAGCAGAGCAATTGATGTCACGCAAAGGAGAGATGTTAGGTGCGAGAGGAACATGAATTTCATGGAAGATTCCTGGCGGATGTTCATTGGTGATGTTCGCTCCGCTGCGCGTAAGTAACTGCGTATGGCACGTCGTACGTGCCCAGCGATGAAGGCGATAAAAGGGAACACAGCATCCTCAAGAAACAACAATTCGCGCAGTTGGTCTACGTGATTGTCTGATGGTTGTGCCTGGACGCTGGCAAAAGAGGCTGGCGGCAGCAAGGTTGTTGATATTGAATCTCAGTACCCATCCAGGATACCAACCATCGCGAACGTTGCAAGAGGCTATCGCGAGAAAATAACGGCGGTCTACCGAAAAACACGTTCGTCTTCTAAGTCGTGTGATAGAAGAGGTTAAGGGGTTCTCTGAAGTCAACTGCACCGCAAGTGTAGGAGCCGATCAAGCAGATTTTGATCGGCCGATTGGTGCCACTTCGATGGAGTTACGCCATGGAAGCTTCGTAAATGCTCTGAATCGACTGATCCAGCATGGTATCGAATTCCTCTTCGGTTTGCTGAGCCTTGAGACCTTCGGTCAGTGCACGAGAAAAACTAGCCACGACCCCTTGGTTACGGCTCAGCAGTTCGTTTGCTTTTTCACGCGTGTAACCGCCCGAGAGGGCAACGACTTTCAGGATCTGAGGATGCTCGACAAAGGCTCGATAGAAGTTGTCTTCCTCGGGCAACGTGAGTTTCAGCATCACGTACTTATGATCGGGAAGATCGCCCAGGTGGCCGGCAAGGTACTCTTTGAGTAGGGCTTCGGCTTCGGCTTTCTCAGGGCTGTTAATGTCGATCTCGGGCTCGATGATCGGAACTAATCCGGCCGCGATGATCTTCTCCGCAACTTCGAATTGCTGGTCGACAATTTCCTTGATGCCGATGGGGTCGGCTAATTTGATGACCGATCGCATCTTGGTACCGAAGATGTTCTTGGCTTTGGCCCGAGTCAGAAGCTCATCGAGTTGTGGCATGGGCTTCATCAGTTGGACACCCTTGTCCTCGGGAGCGAGGCCTTTATCGACCTTAAGGATGGGCACGATCTTCTTTTCATGCCAGAGATAGTCGGCCGTTGGCATGCCTTCGACCTCGCGATCCATGGTGTTCTCGAACAAGATCGCGGCGAGAATTCGGTTGCCATTGAAACTGGGGCTGGTCATGATGCGTGTCCGCATCTGATGCACCAGCTCGAACATTTCTTCTTCGTTGGACCACGCATCCTTTTCGATACCATAAAGATGCAGGGCTTTGGGAGTGCTGCCGCCACTTTGATCGAGCGCGGCGACAAAGCCAGGCGTAGTTTGGAACTTCAGGAACTCCTCGCTGGTGGTGTTGATGATGGACATCATTTCTCCTTTGCAGCGCGATAACGGCGGATGAGGTTGTTGGTCGAACTGTCGTGCTGAAGATCTGGCATCTCTGCGCTTTCCAGTTCGGGAATGATTTGCTGGGCGAGTTGCTTGCCTAGTTCAACGCCCCATTGGTCGAACGAGTTGATCTGCCAGATGCTTCCCTGGACATAGACACAGTGCTCATACAGGGCAACGAGTTGCCCCAGGACGG includes:
- a CDS encoding outer membrane protein assembly factor BamB family protein — encoded protein: MKFMFLSHLTSLLCVTSIALLLASESVGEELRAAAWPSFQNGGHLSVSGGALPTRWSAEENIAWKAELPGYGQSTPIISGNQIVVTSTSGPNKENYYLVAFSLENGEKLWQKEFSNPSPIENTTYVSRAAPTPIADDAGYIAYYEGGLVVAVTNNGDIRWKRDLVEAYGAIASRHGLSSSLEQDKDLVFVWVERSEEPYLAALNKSTGETVWKVEGLGSTSWSTPRLVPVGNTLHLVCSASGKIAGFDPNSGQRLWQFDQIANNTTCTPIPLGEGRFLIGASEGRGEAAAQTDGSSNGVIQITKQDDDSYTADFAWQAAKAKSSFGSPIVADGTAWFINRGGVLFGVDVETGKQTSTARLATGGVWATPLQQGKLLYIFGSKGTTSIIDMPTGEAIAENSLWATQEDEEGEGSSNAIIYSAVPVSPYLIIRTGDTLYAIEDKSSS
- a CDS encoding fructose bisphosphate aldolase; protein product: MMSIINTTSEEFLKFQTTPGFVAALDQSGGSTPKALHLYGIEKDAWSNEEEMFELVHQMRTRIMTSPSFNGNRILAAILFENTMDREVEGMPTADYLWHEKKIVPILKVDKGLAPEDKGVQLMKPMPQLDELLTRAKAKNIFGTKMRSVIKLADPIGIKEIVDQQFEVAEKIIAAGLVPIIEPEIDINSPEKAEAEALLKEYLAGHLGDLPDHKYVMLKLTLPEEDNFYRAFVEHPQILKVVALSGGYTREKANELLSRNQGVVASFSRALTEGLKAQQTEEEFDTMLDQSIQSIYEASMA